A portion of the Hoplias malabaricus isolate fHopMal1 chromosome 1, fHopMal1.hap1, whole genome shotgun sequence genome contains these proteins:
- the impg1b gene encoding interphotoreceptor matrix proteoglycan 1 isoform X1 has product MARSARQLPAARVSIDQNRHRVKRSALFSTGVKVCPQESMAEVVSSHKAYYKLRVCQEAVWEAFQIFLDRVPDTVEYQQWVYACQRDSLCVDDLARNFSSTQEHLDMVARQVSAQEELESDLATTAPGEKCSKTPGELLVMGSEEPGAVDTVPVELMEHIIEFSVTVEDPGHVELQTDPAGFKYEDVTHSLHEKMLHIFSRLPGFKEIRLLGFQSGGVSVHYAVIFETKKDSEEFSETTAGTEITLKDMVAKALSEDMSLPLDIHSLSFEPKLPTDHTSYLPRDVNTQPTVAISEESIKPTGVSVGDTASESMPPVTASTSNIELPGSTTGSQQVDPEEGNLITEEAQVTEGLKRNSTLDYPLKPSEVQEDLGNEIVGTAWPTNMNSFEGSTASTSVQPLLFFVTAGATGTSQAEETSSMLSFTSTEVAKEHVIRGDAVGPMHVPTEAPSPEPTETYGVIESPEIPSVSKPTQSVEFPTRPAVIETIQPLPATPEPIPPTDTPSVPSVLPDEKAHDQEVQPPQIQSPHDPRGTQDSDLKVQEDIVQTEEETATQHQDHSGEFEPDEYPQSSAPPLDIAASQAKDLVVFFSLRVSNMVFSEDLFNKSSQEYKSLENTFLELLLPYLQSNLTGFKELQILNFKNGSVVVNSKMRLAKPVPYNVTEAVHCVLEDFCNAASKRLDIEIDTQSVDVAAGKEMRADDGDPCKYMACNEFSRCVLNTMTAEAECLCDPGYSIVDGLPCQSICNLEPDYCLNGGLCEIIPGHGATCRCPVGKFWHYHGERCNELVSVPVDPLLFVACLVGSLLMVCTVIGILIFINKKCIRTRKTVTLVSPDNSTLEEQKS; this is encoded by the exons TCTGCCAGGAAGCAGTGTGGGAGGCTTTCCAGATATTTCTGGACAGAGTTCCTGACACCGTGGAGTATCAGCAGTGGGTATACGCCTGCCAGAGAGACTCGCTGTGTGTGGACGACTTGGCCCGAAATTTCAGCAGCACCCAGGAACACCTTGACATGGTGGCGAGG CAAGTGAGCGCTCAAGAGGAACTGGAGAG tgaTCTAGCCACAACTGCACCAGGCGAAAAAT GTTCAAAGACTCCAGGGGAGCTACTTGTTATGGGATCAGAAGAG CCTGGAGCTGTAGACACTGTTCCTGTGGAGCTGATGGAGCACATAATAGAGTTCAGTGTGACTGTGGAGGACCCAGGACACGTTGAATTACAGACTGATCCTGCTGGTTTCAAGTATGAAGACGTCacccacagccttcatgaaaaG ATGCTGCACATTTTCAGCAGACTTCCTGGCTTTAAGGAGATTCGACTGCTGGGATTCCA ATCTGGAGGGGTTTCAGTGCACTATGCTGTGATCTTTGAGACAAAAAAAGACTCTGAAGAGTTTTCAGAGACAACGGCTGGGACAGAAATAACCCTGAAGGACATGGTAGCAAAGGCCCTGAGCGAGGACATGTCCCTGCCTTTGGACATTCATTCCCTCAGCTTTGAACCAA AACTGCCAACAGACCACACGAGTTATCTACCTAGGGATGTTAATACACAACCTACAGTGGCCATCTCAGAGGAGAGTATAAAGCCCACTGGCGTTTCCGTGGGTGATACAGCTTCAGAATCCATGCCTCCTGTGACTGCATCAACATCTAATATAGAACTTCCAGGATCAACTACTGGCTCACAGCAAGTTGATCCTGAGGAAGGCAACCTGATCACAGAGGAGGCCCAAGTAACCGAAG GTCTGAAGAGGAACAGTACCTTGGATTATCCTTTAAAGCCGTCTGAAGTCCAAGAGGATCTCGGAAATGAGATCGTTGGCACAGCTTGGCCAACCAACATGAACTCTTTTGAAGGATCAACAGCATCAACTTCTGTTCAAcccttattgttttttgttactGCAGGAGCTACAGGCACTTCCCAAGCAGAGGAAACCTCATCAATGCTTTCCTTTACCTCCACTGAGGTCGCTAAGGAGCACGTTATAAGGGGTGATGCTGTTGGACCTATGCATGTCCCTACAGAAGCTCCATCCCCAGAACCCACTGAAACATACGGTGTTATAGAAAGCCCTGAGATACCTAGTGTTAGCAAACCCACTCAGTCAGTAGAGTTCCCAACACGCCCAGCCGTTATAGAGACCATACAGCCACTACCGGCCACACCCGAGCCCATTCCTCCTACAGATACACCCTCCGTTCCCTCAGTTTTACCAGATGAGAAAGCCCATGATCAAGAGGTACAACCTCCACAGATACAATCCCCTCATGATCCAAGAGGAACGCAAGACAGTGACCTTAAGGTGCAAGAGGACATAGTACAGACTGAGGAGGAAACGGCTACACAGCATCAAGACCATTCTGGTGAATTTGAGCCAGATGAGTACCCACAATCTTCAGCTCCGCCTCTGGACATTGCTGCCAGCCAGGCCAAAGACCTGGTCGTGTTTTTTAGTTTGCGGGTCTCTAACATGGTCTTTTCGGAGGATCTTTTCAACAAGAGCTCTCAGGAGTACAAATCCCTGGAGAACACTTTTCTGGAActg CTTCTTCCATACCTGCAGTCCAATCTGACTGGCTTTAAAGAGCTGCAGATTCTCAACTTCAAAAATGGCAGCGTGGTGGTGAACAGCAAGATGAGGTTGGCCAAACCCGTGCCGTATAACGTCACAGAAGCAGTTCACTGCGTTCTGGAAGACTTTTGTAATGCTGCTTCCAAGAGACTGGACATTGAAATCGACACCCAGTCAGTGGATGTTGCAGCGGGTAAGGAGATGAGAG CTGATGACGGCGATCCATGCAAGTACATGGCCTGCAATGAGTTCTCTCGCTGCGTGCTGAACACAATGACCGCTGAAGCAGAGTGCCTGTGCGATCCCGGCTACAGCATAGTGGATGGCCTGCCATGCCAAAGCATCTGTAACCTAGAGCCTGACTACTGCCTGAATGGAGGGCTATGTGAGATCATCCCAGGGCATGGAGCCACCTGCAG ATGTCCGGTTGGTAAATTCTGGCACTATCATGGAGAACGCTGCAACGAACTGGTGTCGGTGCCAGTTGACCCTCTCCTTTTCGTTGCCTGCCTTGTGGGAAGTCTCCTCATGGTTTGCACCGTGATAGGAATCCTGATTTTCATAAACAAGAAATGCATACGGACGAGGAAGACGGTGACACTGGT ATCCCCAGACAACTCTACCCTAGAAGAGCAGAAAAGCTAG
- the impg1b gene encoding interphotoreceptor matrix proteoglycan 1 isoform X2 — translation MKTSPTAFMKRTRKSPAERCSFTPLQMLHIFSRLPGFKEIRLLGFQSGGVSVHYAVIFETKKDSEEFSETTAGTEITLKDMVAKALSEDMSLPLDIHSLSFEPKLPTDHTSYLPRDVNTQPTVAISEESIKPTGVSVGDTASESMPPVTASTSNIELPGSTTGSQQVDPEEGNLITEEAQVTEGLKRNSTLDYPLKPSEVQEDLGNEIVGTAWPTNMNSFEGSTASTSVQPLLFFVTAGATGTSQAEETSSMLSFTSTEVAKEHVIRGDAVGPMHVPTEAPSPEPTETYGVIESPEIPSVSKPTQSVEFPTRPAVIETIQPLPATPEPIPPTDTPSVPSVLPDEKAHDQEVQPPQIQSPHDPRGTQDSDLKVQEDIVQTEEETATQHQDHSGEFEPDEYPQSSAPPLDIAASQAKDLVVFFSLRVSNMVFSEDLFNKSSQEYKSLENTFLELLLPYLQSNLTGFKELQILNFKNGSVVVNSKMRLAKPVPYNVTEAVHCVLEDFCNAASKRLDIEIDTQSVDVAAGKEMRADDGDPCKYMACNEFSRCVLNTMTAEAECLCDPGYSIVDGLPCQSICNLEPDYCLNGGLCEIIPGHGATCRCPVGKFWHYHGERCNELVSVPVDPLLFVACLVGSLLMVCTVIGILIFINKKCIRTRKTVTLVSPDNSTLEEQKS, via the exons ATGAAGACGTCacccacagccttcatgaaaaG GACCCGTAAAAGTCCTGCTGAAAGATGTTCATTTACCCCTCTGCAGATGCTGCACATTTTCAGCAGACTTCCTGGCTTTAAGGAGATTCGACTGCTGGGATTCCA ATCTGGAGGGGTTTCAGTGCACTATGCTGTGATCTTTGAGACAAAAAAAGACTCTGAAGAGTTTTCAGAGACAACGGCTGGGACAGAAATAACCCTGAAGGACATGGTAGCAAAGGCCCTGAGCGAGGACATGTCCCTGCCTTTGGACATTCATTCCCTCAGCTTTGAACCAA AACTGCCAACAGACCACACGAGTTATCTACCTAGGGATGTTAATACACAACCTACAGTGGCCATCTCAGAGGAGAGTATAAAGCCCACTGGCGTTTCCGTGGGTGATACAGCTTCAGAATCCATGCCTCCTGTGACTGCATCAACATCTAATATAGAACTTCCAGGATCAACTACTGGCTCACAGCAAGTTGATCCTGAGGAAGGCAACCTGATCACAGAGGAGGCCCAAGTAACCGAAG GTCTGAAGAGGAACAGTACCTTGGATTATCCTTTAAAGCCGTCTGAAGTCCAAGAGGATCTCGGAAATGAGATCGTTGGCACAGCTTGGCCAACCAACATGAACTCTTTTGAAGGATCAACAGCATCAACTTCTGTTCAAcccttattgttttttgttactGCAGGAGCTACAGGCACTTCCCAAGCAGAGGAAACCTCATCAATGCTTTCCTTTACCTCCACTGAGGTCGCTAAGGAGCACGTTATAAGGGGTGATGCTGTTGGACCTATGCATGTCCCTACAGAAGCTCCATCCCCAGAACCCACTGAAACATACGGTGTTATAGAAAGCCCTGAGATACCTAGTGTTAGCAAACCCACTCAGTCAGTAGAGTTCCCAACACGCCCAGCCGTTATAGAGACCATACAGCCACTACCGGCCACACCCGAGCCCATTCCTCCTACAGATACACCCTCCGTTCCCTCAGTTTTACCAGATGAGAAAGCCCATGATCAAGAGGTACAACCTCCACAGATACAATCCCCTCATGATCCAAGAGGAACGCAAGACAGTGACCTTAAGGTGCAAGAGGACATAGTACAGACTGAGGAGGAAACGGCTACACAGCATCAAGACCATTCTGGTGAATTTGAGCCAGATGAGTACCCACAATCTTCAGCTCCGCCTCTGGACATTGCTGCCAGCCAGGCCAAAGACCTGGTCGTGTTTTTTAGTTTGCGGGTCTCTAACATGGTCTTTTCGGAGGATCTTTTCAACAAGAGCTCTCAGGAGTACAAATCCCTGGAGAACACTTTTCTGGAActg CTTCTTCCATACCTGCAGTCCAATCTGACTGGCTTTAAAGAGCTGCAGATTCTCAACTTCAAAAATGGCAGCGTGGTGGTGAACAGCAAGATGAGGTTGGCCAAACCCGTGCCGTATAACGTCACAGAAGCAGTTCACTGCGTTCTGGAAGACTTTTGTAATGCTGCTTCCAAGAGACTGGACATTGAAATCGACACCCAGTCAGTGGATGTTGCAGCGGGTAAGGAGATGAGAG CTGATGACGGCGATCCATGCAAGTACATGGCCTGCAATGAGTTCTCTCGCTGCGTGCTGAACACAATGACCGCTGAAGCAGAGTGCCTGTGCGATCCCGGCTACAGCATAGTGGATGGCCTGCCATGCCAAAGCATCTGTAACCTAGAGCCTGACTACTGCCTGAATGGAGGGCTATGTGAGATCATCCCAGGGCATGGAGCCACCTGCAG ATGTCCGGTTGGTAAATTCTGGCACTATCATGGAGAACGCTGCAACGAACTGGTGTCGGTGCCAGTTGACCCTCTCCTTTTCGTTGCCTGCCTTGTGGGAAGTCTCCTCATGGTTTGCACCGTGATAGGAATCCTGATTTTCATAAACAAGAAATGCATACGGACGAGGAAGACGGTGACACTGGT ATCCCCAGACAACTCTACCCTAGAAGAGCAGAAAAGCTAG